A genomic region of Eucalyptus grandis isolate ANBG69807.140 chromosome 5, ASM1654582v1, whole genome shotgun sequence contains the following coding sequences:
- the LOC104447227 gene encoding disease resistance protein RPV1-like has protein sequence MLEKLKEAPPEKVEHVLKISYNALDKYAKQIFLDIACFLIGKDWRIASYMWKDYKLYPFSGIDALQVMSTVKIGENNELLMYDLLKTLGTQIVLNEDRIPGNRSRLWVHNEAFSTLRKKERTTKVEALGLTCKEGSDEYFTSAEFAPLLKLRFLKLDRAIMRGDFTGSLNIKSTLILRLPEEMNSLDNLKELLNDKTTIRHLHFLRGSMRKLKILSISSCENLAELSEFTNCLDESTIPGLPNSVKLLEGLAELSLRDCQQITALPDSDWMLKSLQKMDLSNTRIKALPESIRNLDRLEGYHL, from the exons ATGTTGGAGAAATTGAAAGAAGCTCCTCCTGAGAAAGTCGAACATGTGTTGAAGATAAgttacaatgccttagataaaTATGCAaagcaaatatttttggatatagcaTGTTTTCTCATCGGCAAGGATTGGAGAATTGCCTCCTACATGTGGAAAGACTATAAACTTTATCCTTTTAGTGGGATCGACGCTCTGCAAGTCATGTCTACGGTGAAAATCGGAGAAAACAATGAGCTGTTGATGTATGATCTACTGAAAACTCTAGGCACACAAATTGTGTTAAATGAAGATCGTATCCCTGGTAATCGAAGCAGGTTGTGGGTGCACAATGAAGCCTTCTCCACACTACGGAAGAAGGAG CGTACCACAAAAGTTGAAGCCCTTGGTCTCACCTGTAAGGAAGGATCTGATGAATATTTCACATCGGCGGAATTTGCTCCGCTTTTGAAGTTGAGGTTCCTTAAGTTGGATCGAGCTATCATGAGAGGAGATTTTACTGGG tCTTTGAACATCAAGTCCACTCTGATTCTCCGGCTGCCAGAAGAGATGAATTCCTTGGATAATTTGAAAGAGCTTTTGAATGATAAAACTACCATACGTCACCTTCATTTCTTAAGAGGTTCTATGCGGAAACTTAAAATTCTTAGTATTTCCAGCTGCGAAAATTTGGCTGAATTATCCGAGTTTACTAATTGTTTGGATGAGTCCACTATCCCAGGACTCCCAAATTCTGTTAAGTTGTTGGAGGGACTTGCAGAGCTGTCTTTAAGAGACTGTCAGCAGATAACTGCACTTCCGGACTCTGATTGGATGCTTAAGTCACTGCAGAAAATGGATCTGTCAAACACCAGAATCAAGGCATTGCCAGAATCCATAAGAAATTTGGATAGATTGGAG GGTTATCATCTCTGA